A single region of the Anguilla rostrata isolate EN2019 chromosome 11, ASM1855537v3, whole genome shotgun sequence genome encodes:
- the si:ch211-102c2.4 gene encoding uncharacterized protein si:ch211-102c2.4 isoform X2: MFLLLLTVILVLTGLGQSHYPKMLTCPLKANQRSMPRVWCKQSNDLCCSGFAFPEGTTTLENGDLRVQQDMEAFTVTVTQLAQGEGVYWCGLLYNNTIIKVAEQYFGKPSNGWSIVRWILMPVLPLMVIFTHIYTCRKARKQEQ, from the exons ATGTTCCTACTGCTACTCACTGTTATCCTTGTCCTAACAG GCCTGGGTCAGTCGCACTACCCCAAGATGCTGACCTGCCCCCTCAAGGCGAACCAGCGGAGCATGCCCAGGGTGTGGTGCAAGCAGAGCAACGATCTGTGCTGCAGCGGATTCGCTTTTCCGGAGGGGACGACCACTTTGGAGAACGGGGACCTGCGGGTGCAGCAGGACATGGAGGCCTTCACTGTCACCGTCACGCAACTGGCCCAAGGAGAGGGGGTGTACTGGTGCGGCCTCCTGTACAACAACACCATCATCAAAGTCGCCGAGCAGTACTTCGGCAAAC CCTCCAATGGTTGGAGTATCGTTCGCTGGATCCTGATGCCAGTCCTCCCTCTGATGGTCATCTTCACACACATCTATACCTGCC GAAAAGCCCGCAAACAG GAACAATAG
- the si:ch211-102c2.4 gene encoding uncharacterized protein si:ch211-102c2.4 isoform X1: protein MFLLLLTVILVLTGLGQSHYPKMLTCPLKANQRSMPRVWCKQSNDLCCSGFAFPEGTTTLENGDLRVQQDMEAFTVTVTQLAQGEGVYWCGLLYNNTIIKVAEQYFGKPSNGWSIVRWILMPVLPLMVIFTHIYTCRKARKQEEGLNDNISMAAFQGHRTGE, encoded by the exons ATGTTCCTACTGCTACTCACTGTTATCCTTGTCCTAACAG GCCTGGGTCAGTCGCACTACCCCAAGATGCTGACCTGCCCCCTCAAGGCGAACCAGCGGAGCATGCCCAGGGTGTGGTGCAAGCAGAGCAACGATCTGTGCTGCAGCGGATTCGCTTTTCCGGAGGGGACGACCACTTTGGAGAACGGGGACCTGCGGGTGCAGCAGGACATGGAGGCCTTCACTGTCACCGTCACGCAACTGGCCCAAGGAGAGGGGGTGTACTGGTGCGGCCTCCTGTACAACAACACCATCATCAAAGTCGCCGAGCAGTACTTCGGCAAAC CCTCCAATGGTTGGAGTATCGTTCGCTGGATCCTGATGCCAGTCCTCCCTCTGATGGTCATCTTCACACACATCTATACCTGCC GAAAAGCCCGCAAACAG GAGGAAGGCCTGAATGATAACATCTCTATGGCAGCATTTCAAGGCCACAGGACAGGCGAATGA